In Paraburkholderia bryophila, a single genomic region encodes these proteins:
- a CDS encoding phage tail tip lysozyme: MAEIKIGVSAGVGNVDQAIKKVTDSLNKMGQAAAAAQKMKFEPAGVKDIARDLSMINQQFKQTLALSAQLRNALKTSGQSGLPLHQIDFDKAFLNPATAQSMRNKVFRKATQGTSLDFTIFNPVNHAGEALSTAAAEAAEQKKAQRDRDNQARADARSKARDDTARLRKDRADESAKMRESESATKRAAKEDSASAMRRTRAWRGAAGSIGTAVGTAAGAAGGGIGQIIGGGISGAAGAFGGGGGIGSMLGGGVVGMITGGLAMAGQFISHGVELAGNRAGDADTLKRQMGDLGVSFSDLIAGTEKFNQGLGVSSAEFAKLELSAEAASGGLYRTADEVGRATAGGVGFARAFGMDPSQGINTLSGSQRMDSHASLNELAVKFANAIQGAQGKALPGEVAAIIQGIGSQQNRLTADAPNLDRIGNMFNSVLKSMPGMTASHAAGILGQANSATQGMMGREATANLAMRAFGGLDPIQADWLLEGGLGATVSSRLGKGSNYAGFTGGGMSGNTTVASMLMRQMRADLGIKGVTGTEQQQELLANGIKNAFGLSSMDDAVALSKMSSSDTDSLMGYIKKNHIDLNSMNPESLARLTGLSKTDSFAGVDAVYQDMRGGLTDDERDVLDKKEKAAQSGNPQDVASFKAEIGRVASGMGQSDDLGTNMRQAAKDLDDIATNIGQRIAPGITSMESWLEALAKKMLGIGGEMGPPRPDTSIPDPSATAGMGAASHPQGAGSGGLGGDMTSRAAALKSHLLSQGVPEAQTDGILGNAARESSVTANAWNPDHTMYGLYQFNGANRKAYDVWAKANKRPGMFDSSAIDQTDFMLSQIRKGGSEYGRMGAFWSAASPGVAGTAFNSGYERPASVAQENPIRFDLANRMAQIPAADQAKQAEAVAKANADAARYSASYGGNMGGLNGAGANISVVLEHTNNNIADGRIKSQKVTKTFHAPLAQGSTPRFRFSTDTAS; this comes from the coding sequence ATGGCGGAGATCAAGATCGGAGTTTCGGCGGGAGTTGGCAACGTAGACCAAGCCATCAAAAAGGTGACGGACAGCCTTAACAAGATGGGGCAGGCTGCGGCTGCGGCGCAGAAGATGAAGTTCGAACCCGCTGGGGTCAAGGACATCGCTCGCGATCTCTCGATGATTAACCAGCAGTTCAAGCAGACCCTTGCGCTCAGTGCGCAATTGCGGAACGCGCTGAAGACGAGCGGGCAGTCGGGGCTTCCTCTTCACCAGATCGACTTCGACAAGGCATTCCTCAACCCGGCGACCGCGCAGAGCATGCGCAATAAGGTGTTCCGCAAGGCCACTCAGGGCACGTCGCTCGACTTCACGATTTTCAACCCGGTCAATCATGCGGGCGAGGCCCTATCGACTGCTGCTGCCGAAGCGGCCGAGCAGAAGAAAGCGCAGCGGGATCGCGACAATCAGGCTCGTGCCGATGCGCGCAGCAAGGCTCGCGATGATACCGCCCGGCTTCGGAAAGACCGTGCCGACGAGAGCGCGAAGATGCGCGAGTCTGAATCGGCGACGAAGCGCGCTGCGAAAGAGGACTCTGCAAGCGCTATGCGCCGCACGCGGGCATGGCGCGGCGCGGCAGGCAGCATTGGAACTGCGGTAGGCACGGCTGCGGGTGCTGCTGGCGGCGGTATCGGCCAGATCATCGGCGGCGGCATTTCTGGCGCGGCCGGGGCATTCGGCGGTGGCGGCGGTATCGGCTCGATGCTGGGCGGCGGCGTTGTAGGCATGATTACTGGCGGCCTCGCAATGGCCGGGCAGTTCATTTCACATGGCGTTGAACTGGCTGGCAATCGCGCCGGGGACGCAGACACGCTTAAGCGTCAGATGGGTGACCTCGGCGTGTCGTTCAGCGATCTCATTGCCGGTACCGAGAAGTTTAACCAAGGGCTCGGCGTATCTAGCGCTGAATTTGCCAAGCTCGAATTGTCCGCAGAGGCTGCGAGCGGCGGTCTGTATCGCACTGCTGACGAAGTGGGTCGCGCTACTGCTGGCGGCGTAGGTTTCGCTCGCGCGTTCGGAATGGACCCTTCGCAAGGCATCAATACGCTTTCCGGCTCGCAGCGCATGGATTCGCACGCGAGCCTCAACGAACTGGCTGTGAAGTTCGCGAACGCCATTCAGGGCGCGCAAGGGAAGGCTCTGCCGGGCGAAGTGGCCGCGATCATTCAGGGTATCGGCTCGCAACAGAACCGCCTCACCGCCGATGCGCCGAACCTCGACCGCATCGGCAATATGTTCAATTCGGTTCTCAAGAGCATGCCTGGCATGACCGCATCGCACGCGGCTGGCATCCTGGGGCAAGCGAATTCCGCCACGCAAGGCATGATGGGCCGCGAAGCGACCGCGAACCTGGCTATGCGCGCATTCGGCGGCCTCGATCCGATTCAGGCGGATTGGTTGCTTGAGGGCGGATTGGGCGCAACGGTTTCTTCGCGGCTCGGTAAGGGTAGCAACTATGCCGGCTTTACGGGTGGCGGCATGAGCGGCAACACGACCGTCGCAAGCATGCTCATGCGCCAGATGCGCGCCGATCTCGGAATCAAGGGCGTTACCGGCACAGAACAGCAGCAAGAGCTTCTGGCGAACGGCATCAAAAACGCATTCGGACTTAGCTCGATGGATGACGCCGTCGCGCTGTCGAAAATGAGTTCGAGCGACACCGATAGCCTGATGGGATACATCAAAAAGAATCACATTGACCTCAACAGCATGAACCCTGAAAGCCTCGCGCGGTTGACGGGGCTGTCGAAGACGGATTCGTTTGCGGGTGTTGATGCCGTATATCAGGATATGCGCGGCGGCCTGACCGACGACGAGCGCGATGTTCTCGACAAGAAAGAGAAGGCCGCGCAGTCTGGCAATCCGCAGGATGTGGCGTCGTTCAAGGCTGAAATTGGCCGTGTCGCGAGCGGCATGGGTCAATCAGACGACCTCGGCACGAACATGCGCCAGGCTGCGAAAGACCTTGATGACATCGCAACGAACATCGGCCAGCGCATCGCCCCGGGTATCACCAGCATGGAAAGCTGGCTCGAAGCGCTGGCGAAGAAGATGCTGGGCATTGGTGGCGAAATGGGACCGCCAAGGCCCGATACGAGCATCCCTGATCCGAGCGCGACGGCTGGCATGGGCGCTGCATCGCATCCGCAGGGCGCGGGCTCTGGAGGCCTTGGCGGCGATATGACCTCGCGCGCCGCAGCGCTGAAGTCGCACCTGCTGTCTCAGGGGGTGCCGGAAGCGCAGACGGACGGCATTCTCGGCAACGCCGCACGCGAAAGTTCGGTGACTGCTAACGCATGGAACCCGGACCACACGATGTATGGCCTGTATCAGTTCAACGGCGCGAATCGCAAGGCGTACGACGTTTGGGCTAAGGCCAATAAGCGCCCGGGCATGTTCGATAGCTCGGCAATCGACCAAACTGATTTCATGTTGAGCCAGATTCGCAAGGGTGGCAGCGAGTACGGCCGCATGGGCGCGTTTTGGAGCGCCGCTTCCCCGGGCGTTGCTGGCACTGCGTTCAATTCAGGATACGAGCGCCCGGCGAGCGTCGCGCAGGAGAACCCGATTCGTTTCGACCTCGCGAACCGCATGGCGCAGATTCCTGCTGCTGACCAGGCAAAGCAGGCTGAAGCCGTCGCCAAGGCCAACGCTGACGCTGCGCGCTACTCCGCATCGTACGGCGGCAACATGGGCGGATTGAACGGGGCTGGCGCGAATATCTCGGTGGTGCTCGAACACACGAACAACAACATCGCCGACGGCCGCATCAAGTCGCAGAAGGTGACGAAGACCTTCCATGCGCCTCTTGCGCAAGGGTCCACGCCCCGCTTCAGGTTCTCGACCGATACCGCCAGCTAA
- a CDS encoding helix-turn-helix transcriptional regulator — protein sequence MTRKTNKPGGTHVSDAAVVVAGRGADLISIGEVSEILAVSKSTAARIATKEPGFPKPYTLNPKTKKYSRLEVLDWLASKKG from the coding sequence ATGACGCGAAAGACCAACAAACCCGGAGGTACGCATGTGAGTGATGCCGCTGTAGTAGTGGCCGGGCGCGGGGCAGACCTAATCTCAATCGGCGAAGTGAGTGAAATTCTCGCCGTGTCGAAAAGTACGGCGGCCCGCATCGCGACCAAAGAACCGGGGTTCCCGAAGCCTTACACGCTGAACCCCAAAACGAAGAAATACAGCCGCCTCGAAGTGCTCGACTGGCTGGCATCGAAGAAAGGATGA